The Sandaracinus amylolyticus genomic interval ACTCCTTGCGCACCAGCGCCTTCACGGCGGCGAGCGACTCCCGGATGATCCGCTCGCGGCGCTCGACCGCCTTCTCGCTCGACGCGAGATCGCCCTCGAGCGCAGCGAGGCGACGCTCGAGCTCGTTCTGGTCCATCGCGAGCGCCTGCTTCTGCACCTCGATGCCGCGCTTGAGCGTGTGCGCGGTGCGCAGGCCCTCGTCGAGCGCGTTGTCGAGCAGCACCTTGCCGCGCTCGTCGGCGAGGAAGCGCTGGAGGTCGGCGATGAGCCGGTTGAGCCCTGCGCCCTCGCGATCGCCGCCCAGCGCCTGCTCCGAGCTGATCGCGTAGACGCGCGGCTCGGGGACCAGCTTCGCGAGCTGCGTCCGCGCGTACGCGAGCGCCTGCTCCTTCTCCTCGTCGTCGAGCAGATCGATCTTGTTGATGACGAAGAGCACCTTGTCGCGCGACTGCGCGAGCAGCTTGTTCGAGAGGAAGCTGCGCTCGCTCTCCTTCAGGATCTGACCCGCGTCGAGCAGGAACAGGATCGCGTCGGCGCGCGGCACGTACGAGTACGTGATCTCGGCGCGCGTCGAGTTGAGGTCGTTCACGCCGGGCGTGTCGACGAGCACCACGCCGCCCTCGAGGAGCGACGACGGATAGCTCACCTCGAGATAACGAACGCCCTCGCTCACCGCGTTGCCGCCGACGACGTACTGACCGACCTCGTCGAACGAGACGCCGCGCACGTTGCCGTCCTCCGCGACCGCCTTCGCGCCGCGCACGCCGTGCACGACCTGGTGGATCACCGCGGTCGTCGGCGTGACGCCCATCGGCAGCACCGGCGCGCCGAGCAGCGCGTTCACGAAGGTGGTCTTACCGTGGTTGAACTCGCCGAGGACGACGAGGTGGAATTTCTCCTCTTCGAGCCGCGGGATGCGATCGTCGCGCAGCTTCTTCGCGAGCGAGGCCGCGCCCGCGTCCTCCGCGAGGATCGCGACCTCGCGCAGACAGGAGAGGACGTCCTGACGCTTGCCCTGGTAATCGGTCTGCTCGCTCACTGTGCGCTCCCTCCGGTGCCGCCTGCCTGCGGCTCGTCCTTCCCGACGATCGCGATGATACGGCTGGTGCGCTCGTCGACCTCCTCGATCGAGATCCCTCCGTCCTGGCCCACGTGCTGGCGGTACAGCTGGCTGTCCGCGAACGTGCGCAGCGCCTGGATGCGCTTGGGCAGGAACGGGTGCGTCGCGAAGAACTCGCTGAAGCGGCCGATCGACGTCTGCCCTTCCTCGAGCTGCGCGAGATACGACTCGACGTCCATCTCCTCGTAGAGGCGGCGGCTGCCGATCGCGAGCTTCATGAAGCTCGACACGCCGGCATCGAGATCGCCGCTGCAGAGCAGGCCCGCGCGGTCGCACGTGATCTCGGCGCGGCGATACCACGAGCGCAGCGCGATCAGCGCGGGCTCGATCAGCGGGCCGAGCACCATGCCGAACCCCTGCGTGAGGATCGTGAGCGCGGTGCCGTAGACGACGTGCTTGTTCTGGATGTGACCGGTCTCGTGGCCGATCACGAACTCCAGCTCCTTGTCGTCGAGCGCGTCGACGAGCGCGGAGTGCAGCACGATGAACGACTCCTCGTCGGTGCCGAACGTGAACGCGTTCACCACCGGGCTGTTCACCACGTACATCTGCGGGGTCGGCACGCTCAGCGTCTGCGCGCAGCGCTCGGCGATCTTCTGCAGCCGCACGAACTGGCGCGGGCCGACCTTCACCGCCTGCCCGAGGAGCTGGCCGCGCACCATCTCCTTGCCGGTGCGCACCACCGCGGCGGCCGCGAGCTCGACGGGCCGGATGCGCTGGAAGCTGCGCAGCATCGCGACGTCGGCCGAGTATGCGTAACGCGCGGCGTCGTCCCGACCGAAGGCGCCGCTCTTGCGGGACTCCACGTAGCGATCGAAGCGGAACTCCTCGCTCATGCGCCCTCCCGGAGATCACCGCGCGTGCAGCGCGGTCTCTCGTCTCCGCCATCGTAGGGCCCTGTCAGGGCCACAGCAATTCTGGTGCTCGGTCCAACCACGCGCGCGCGCAGGCTCTTCCCCGTCGCGGTCACGGCGTCCGCGCGAGCACGATCGCTGCGTACGACGGTCGAGGGCTCCGGGTCAGCGCGTCCGCAGCCGGATCCCGCCCCGGCGCACGCCACCGCGCCACGAGGGCGTGTTCGGCGCAGCGCGCGGACGCGTGATCTCCTCGCGCGCATCACGGGTCGCGATCGCCCCGTCGAGCCGGAGCTGACAGTGCATCGCGGGCGATTCGCGCGCAGGCGCGAGCACGGCGGCCGCGGCGAGCGATGCGACGCCCATCGTGATCGTCGCGACCGTCGCCGCGAGGAGCTTGCGGCGCATCTTGCGGCGCACCCCCACGGCACAGTCGGCGGTGAGGATCGTGCCGTCCGCGCGCTGGAAGAACTGCGCGCACAGC includes:
- a CDS encoding M48 family metallopeptidase; amino-acid sequence: MSEEFRFDRYVESRKSGAFGRDDAARYAYSADVAMLRSFQRIRPVELAAAAVVRTGKEMVRGQLLGQAVKVGPRQFVRLQKIAERCAQTLSVPTPQMYVVNSPVVNAFTFGTDEESFIVLHSALVDALDDKELEFVIGHETGHIQNKHVVYGTALTILTQGFGMVLGPLIEPALIALRSWYRRAEITCDRAGLLCSGDLDAGVSSFMKLAIGSRRLYEEMDVESYLAQLEEGQTSIGRFSEFFATHPFLPKRIQALRTFADSQLYRQHVGQDGGISIEEVDERTSRIIAIVGKDEPQAGGTGGSAQ
- a CDS encoding dynamin family protein, which produces MSEQTDYQGKRQDVLSCLREVAILAEDAGAASLAKKLRDDRIPRLEEEKFHLVVLGEFNHGKTTFVNALLGAPVLPMGVTPTTAVIHQVVHGVRGAKAVAEDGNVRGVSFDEVGQYVVGGNAVSEGVRYLEVSYPSSLLEGGVVLVDTPGVNDLNSTRAEITYSYVPRADAILFLLDAGQILKESERSFLSNKLLAQSRDKVLFVINKIDLLDDEEKEQALAYARTQLAKLVPEPRVYAISSEQALGGDREGAGLNRLIADLQRFLADERGKVLLDNALDEGLRTAHTLKRGIEVQKQALAMDQNELERRLAALEGDLASSEKAVERRERIIRESLAAVKALVRKECDDFGRRFAAALPQEIESSRAEDLKRYLPGFMEERFRSFADRQGGEIQKRLEKVAEDAIAFVSEEARARGEKIAETFGGAPNVDLTVNTLAYDVGVIALGAFGITMMALSNVFVGGAMALAAPVLAYVFRERADRDLKRRATEEAPQAVLKASSDLAEAFEKSIDEFGDKLVDFVKNANEELTRSIAEVVRHAREARQKGEGEIASLESQTGMSMARLSSVQTKMTTLRTSLWANGSGASPPAE